GTACTGAGCAGTAATGTCGGTACCGATCCCCATCCCTCCGGAAAACCTTCCCTGTAGATCGAAAATCAATCTTTCAAATACCCTGACCCATATTTTCTCTCCATTGGGCTTGACAAAATCGTATTCAAGATCGACAAAATCCTTTCCTTCGGTCAGGGCTTTGATGGTTTGGGATTTCACCAAATTAGCCTGGGGATGGACGGAATCTACCTTGA
This window of the Desertibacillus haloalkaliphilus genome carries:
- a CDS encoding PAS domain-containing protein, which codes for MGEISRLFDQQNLLLQELKGFVFFHDYKGEITRVSKEVESVLGHSIEEFVDAFKVDSVHPQANLVKSQTIKALTEGKDFVDLEYDFVKPNGEKIWVRVFERLIFDLQGRFSGGMGIGTDITAQY